The following proteins are encoded in a genomic region of Dokdonia donghaensis DSW-1:
- the bioB gene encoding biotin synthase BioB, giving the protein MTEIRHNWTKEEILAIYNKPMMTLLYEAATTHREHHDPNTVQVSTLLSIKTGGCPEDCGYCPQAARYHTDIEGNDLMSVQQVKAQALRAKASGSSRVCMGAAWRNVKDGPEFDNVLEMVRTINKLDMEVCCTLGMVTENQAERLAEAGLYAYNHNLDTSEDYYKDVISTRAFEDRLDTISNVRKTNVTVCSGGIIGMGEAVEDRAGMLAALAKLDPQPESTPINALVAVPGTPMEDIEPISIWEMIRMVATTRIVLPQTQVRLSAGRTEMSREGQAMCFFAGANSIFAGDKLLTTPNPDVNEDMKMFDLLGLTPQKPFVKKAQPESVEAVDSKFESLGEKPKWSRPGHKIERNEEAKLAGKALK; this is encoded by the coding sequence ATGACAGAAATAAGACACAACTGGACCAAAGAGGAAATACTCGCTATTTATAATAAACCTATGATGACGCTTTTATATGAAGCGGCAACTACACATCGCGAGCATCACGATCCAAATACGGTACAAGTTTCTACCCTTTTATCTATAAAAACTGGAGGATGTCCAGAAGACTGTGGGTACTGCCCGCAAGCGGCAAGATACCATACAGATATAGAAGGTAATGACCTTATGTCTGTACAACAAGTAAAAGCACAAGCATTACGTGCAAAGGCGTCTGGAAGTTCACGAGTATGTATGGGAGCAGCCTGGCGTAATGTAAAAGACGGACCAGAATTTGATAACGTACTAGAGATGGTACGTACCATAAACAAGCTAGATATGGAAGTGTGCTGTACCTTAGGTATGGTGACAGAAAATCAAGCAGAGCGTCTAGCAGAGGCTGGATTATATGCATACAATCACAACCTTGACACCTCAGAAGATTATTATAAAGATGTCATTTCTACGAGAGCTTTTGAAGATCGTCTAGATACGATTTCTAACGTGCGTAAGACTAACGTGACCGTATGTTCTGGAGGAATCATAGGTATGGGAGAAGCTGTAGAAGATAGAGCAGGAATGCTTGCAGCACTTGCAAAGCTTGACCCACAACCAGAGTCTACACCTATTAATGCACTAGTGGCAGTACCAGGTACACCTATGGAAGATATAGAGCCTATATCTATCTGGGAGATGATACGTATGGTTGCAACTACAAGAATCGTATTACCACAAACGCAGGTGAGACTATCTGCAGGAAGAACAGAGATGAGTAGAGAAGGACAGGCTATGTGCTTCTTTGCAGGAGCAAACTCCATCTTTGCTGGTGATAAACTACTTACTACGCCTAATCCAGATGTAAATGAGGATATGAAAATGTTTGATCTATTAGGTCTTACTCCTCAAAAGCCTTTTGTTAAAAAAGCACAACCAGAATCTGTAGAAGCAGTAGATTCTAAGTTTGAATCACTTGGAGAAAAACCAAAATGGTCACGCCCAGGACATAAAATAGAGCGCAACGAAGAGGCAAAACTTGCCGGAAAAGCGCTCAAGTAG
- a CDS encoding beta-ketoacyl synthase N-terminal-like domain-containing protein: protein MKTPIAITGLGSISPLGSNAEEQWNAYQETTTKIAWEEELEAFTARLTPEGQKAIQAIRREDKNYLRIDPSVLYALYAGRIAVAQAGWKDGDFGINVGSSRGATQLFEKFFETYKERNIVPTRASPSTTLGNISSWLANDLKSTGPDISHSITCSTALHALLNGVAWLQSGMAKKFLVGGSEAALTPFTIAQIRAMKLTPTEEGTSAYPNMALNLFKKKNTMVLGEAAAVACLELGKKKNALAYVTAVGYATEMLDHAVSISNEGLCFQKSMKMALGKTDLSEIDAIVMHAPGTLKGDTSEMGAVKAVFGEELPMLTTNKWKIGHTFGASGLLSLELAINMLQEQRFIGVPYLKDKTKDQALNKIMVNAVGFGGNAVSIIVEKA from the coding sequence TTGAAAACTCCTATAGCTATAACCGGTCTAGGTTCTATCTCTCCATTAGGTTCAAATGCTGAAGAGCAGTGGAACGCATACCAAGAAACAACTACAAAAATTGCTTGGGAAGAAGAGCTAGAAGCATTTACTGCAAGGTTAACACCAGAAGGCCAAAAAGCTATTCAGGCTATACGTCGTGAAGATAAAAACTATTTAAGAATTGATCCATCTGTACTATATGCTCTTTATGCAGGTAGAATTGCAGTAGCGCAAGCAGGGTGGAAAGATGGAGATTTTGGTATAAACGTAGGTTCTTCAAGAGGTGCAACACAACTTTTTGAAAAGTTTTTTGAAACTTATAAGGAGCGCAACATTGTCCCTACACGGGCATCACCGTCTACTACGCTAGGTAATATCTCATCTTGGCTAGCAAACGATTTAAAATCTACCGGACCAGACATATCACACTCTATAACGTGCAGTACTGCTTTACACGCTTTATTAAATGGCGTGGCGTGGTTACAATCTGGAATGGCAAAAAAATTCTTAGTAGGAGGTTCTGAGGCGGCACTTACACCGTTTACTATTGCACAAATAAGAGCAATGAAACTCACACCTACAGAAGAGGGTACGAGTGCATATCCTAATATGGCGCTTAACCTCTTTAAAAAGAAAAACACAATGGTGCTAGGAGAAGCTGCAGCAGTAGCTTGTCTTGAGTTAGGAAAAAAGAAAAACGCACTTGCATATGTAACTGCAGTAGGATATGCTACAGAGATGCTAGACCACGCAGTATCTATATCTAACGAGGGTCTTTGCTTCCAGAAATCTATGAAAATGGCACTGGGCAAAACAGACCTTTCTGAGATAGATGCTATTGTAATGCACGCACCAGGTACACTTAAAGGTGATACCTCTGAGATGGGCGCTGTAAAGGCCGTTTTTGGAGAAGAGCTACCTATGCTTACCACAAACAAGTGGAAAATAGGCCACACCTTTGGGGCAAGTGGACTGTTAAGTTTAGAGCTTGCTATAAATATGTTGCAAGAGCAACGTTTTATAGGTGTTCCATACCTCAAGGATAAAACAAAAGATCAAGCGCTTAACAAGATTATGGTAAACGCCGTAGGTTTTGGTGGTAATGCCGTGAGTATTATCGTAGAGAAAGCTTAG
- a CDS encoding cytochrome c oxidase assembly factor Coa1 family protein: protein MDNQNELIEQPSWWKRNWKWAVPVGGCLSIVVIGVILIVGGVFAFANKIKTASGSDEALAQVQSNQEVIAVLGEPIESDGFGSFNISFNNGEKRTNATTPIKGPNGTGVIHLITSGEGDEKVYEVYNVTIDDSDQVIDLSPLLLEDN from the coding sequence ATGGATAATCAAAATGAACTTATAGAGCAGCCTAGCTGGTGGAAACGCAACTGGAAATGGGCTGTACCCGTAGGAGGATGCCTATCTATAGTCGTAATAGGAGTCATATTAATAGTAGGTGGCGTCTTTGCTTTTGCAAATAAAATCAAAACAGCTTCTGGAAGTGATGAGGCGCTGGCTCAAGTACAATCTAACCAAGAAGTGATCGCTGTGCTAGGTGAACCCATAGAAAGTGACGGTTTTGGGAGTTTTAATATCTCTTTTAATAATGGAGAAAAAAGAACTAATGCGACAACTCCCATAAAAGGCCCAAACGGGACTGGCGTGATACATCTTATCACCAGCGGAGAAGGCGACGAGAAGGTATATGAAGTTTATAATGTCACCATAGATGACAGTGACCAAGTGATTGACCTATCGCCACTACTGCTAGAAGACAACTAG
- the bioA gene encoding adenosylmethionine--8-amino-7-oxononanoate transaminase, which produces MTILEKDSKHLWHPLTQHQTAREPIVITRAKGAVMYDDAGNEYIDGIASWYTAMYGHGNEYITSAMHKQMQQLDFVMFSGFTHPPAVTLAEKLVEILPGNQEKVFFNDNGSTAVEAAIKMSLQYYHNKGDKRDTLIAFEDGFHGDTFGAMSASGLSSYNGPFEDFLLKVERIPTPQEDNLEEVMAKLEAILASNKCAAFIFEPLVQGAAGMKFHSVSGLDALVQKCRESNVLTIADEIMTGFGKTGTVFACDQLDNKPDIMCLSKALTAGMFPLSITSCTQEIFEGFLSEEVHKGFFHAHTFSAHPVGCAAAIAGIEVLQTQEITQSRERINAAHRAFVQRVKAHHKVNNVRVKGVIIAIDLTIEMARYGNLRDELYQFFMQRGVALRPLGNTIYVLPPYVITDKELDKVYGAIQEALDHF; this is translated from the coding sequence GTGACTATATTAGAAAAAGACAGCAAGCACCTCTGGCACCCACTCACGCAGCATCAAACGGCGAGAGAGCCTATTGTGATTACACGCGCAAAAGGAGCCGTGATGTATGATGATGCGGGTAATGAGTATATAGATGGTATTGCATCTTGGTATACCGCAATGTATGGTCACGGTAATGAGTACATCACTAGCGCGATGCATAAACAGATGCAGCAGTTGGATTTTGTAATGTTCAGCGGGTTTACGCATCCTCCAGCAGTTACCCTTGCCGAAAAGTTGGTAGAAATTTTACCGGGTAACCAAGAGAAGGTGTTTTTTAATGATAACGGCTCTACAGCAGTAGAAGCGGCTATCAAAATGTCACTACAGTACTATCATAACAAAGGAGATAAAAGAGATACACTTATCGCTTTTGAAGACGGTTTTCACGGCGATACTTTTGGGGCGATGAGCGCCTCTGGTTTGAGTTCGTATAACGGTCCTTTTGAAGATTTTTTACTTAAAGTAGAACGTATCCCAACTCCACAAGAAGATAACCTTGAAGAGGTAATGGCCAAGCTAGAGGCGATACTGGCATCAAATAAATGTGCGGCCTTTATTTTTGAGCCCTTAGTACAAGGAGCTGCTGGGATGAAGTTTCACTCCGTTTCGGGTCTTGATGCGCTTGTACAAAAATGCCGTGAGTCAAATGTACTCACCATTGCAGATGAGATTATGACCGGTTTTGGAAAGACAGGAACCGTCTTTGCCTGTGACCAGTTAGATAATAAGCCAGATATAATGTGTCTCAGTAAGGCACTTACTGCGGGAATGTTTCCGCTTAGTATCACAAGTTGTACTCAAGAAATCTTTGAAGGCTTTTTAAGTGAGGAAGTACATAAAGGGTTTTTTCACGCACATACCTTTAGTGCACATCCCGTAGGTTGCGCTGCGGCTATTGCCGGAATTGAAGTGCTACAAACCCAAGAAATTACACAAAGTAGAGAACGTATCAATGCAGCTCATCGAGCATTTGTACAAAGGGTAAAAGCACATCATAAAGTGAATAATGTGCGAGTAAAAGGTGTTATAATCGCCATAGATCTTACTATAGAGATGGCGCGCTATGGCAACCTGCGCGACGAGCTTTACCAGTTTTTTATGCAACGAGGCGTGGCACTTAGGCCGCTAGGTAATACTATTTATGTGCTACCACCTTATGTAATTACAGATAAAGAGCTGGACAAAGTGTATGGCGCAATACAAGAAGCGCTAGATCATTTCTAG
- the bioD gene encoding dethiobiotin synthase — MKDKQATYFITGISTDVGKTVAAAIVTEALQADYWKPVQAGDLDNSDTHKVKRLVKSEISQYHDNSFALNTPMSPHAAAAIDNVTVTVDKIKRPETTNSLVIEGAGGLLVPINQTETIADVISPTDKVIVVSRHYLGSINHTLMTIELLKARNLEIGGIIFSGDEHPTTESIIKKMSGATVIGRIDEEPYFDENVIAEYAERFRESVINL, encoded by the coding sequence ATGAAAGATAAACAAGCAACATATTTCATTACTGGGATTTCTACAGATGTGGGGAAGACGGTTGCCGCAGCCATCGTAACAGAAGCCCTACAAGCAGATTACTGGAAGCCCGTGCAGGCCGGAGATCTTGATAATAGTGATACTCATAAAGTCAAGCGATTAGTTAAAAGTGAAATATCGCAATATCACGATAACAGCTTTGCTTTAAATACACCTATGAGTCCGCACGCGGCAGCAGCTATAGATAATGTAACCGTTACCGTAGATAAAATCAAAAGACCAGAAACTACAAATTCGCTTGTAATTGAGGGTGCAGGCGGCTTACTAGTCCCTATAAATCAAACCGAAACCATTGCAGATGTAATAAGCCCTACAGATAAAGTGATTGTAGTATCGCGTCATTACCTAGGAAGTATCAATCACACACTGATGACTATTGAATTACTCAAGGCACGTAATCTTGAGATAGGTGGTATTATATTTTCTGGAGATGAGCATCCTACCACAGAGTCTATAATTAAGAAAATGAGTGGAGCAACCGTAATAGGTCGTATTGATGAAGAACCCTACTTTGATGAAAATGTTATTGCAGAGTATGCAGAGCGCTTTCGCGAAAGCGTAATAAACCTCTAG